In a single window of the Xylanimonas protaetiae genome:
- a CDS encoding FGGY-family carbohydrate kinase, which translates to MTATLGIDVGTTNTKVVLAAWGAAGVRVVAKVTEPTPGTLGDIEHAVARCVRRCLGTAPIAPDAVAVSSMAETGGPVDWRDGTALGPLVGWADDRARSVLPQLEAATDPGELYRETGVAFGPKPPLAKWAWFAQTMPEAWRHARWVGVADLVVHALTGRYATDHTLAGRTGAFGLDADQFDADLVALGGLDLSRLPDVLQPREAAGTVRPGALDGALPAGIPVFVAGHDHAVGAHAVGVRTPGSVADSLGTSEAVYAVVGATTPQDRDRWGGHGMSVVRTIAGDQHAVIAASASAGGLVAWWCESRPGTTPDELFDGLDRDAPTGAFALPYLRGRQAPFPNPDARFALLGADEHAPDAVLTEALLRGLVLQARWLAEVAVGGRPRESVLLGGPTRNAAWVRRKAELTPWATRRATQPDAVALGAALIAAENLGMESGGIENTGIALAPLPSEPVAATPDPRLIELYEAFVTAALGAPHTSPPDR; encoded by the coding sequence TTGACCGCGACGCTTGGCATCGACGTGGGCACCACGAATACCAAGGTGGTGCTCGCCGCCTGGGGGGCCGCGGGCGTGCGCGTCGTCGCCAAGGTCACCGAACCGACACCCGGCACGCTCGGCGACATCGAGCATGCGGTCGCCCGGTGTGTGCGCCGCTGCCTCGGCACCGCGCCGATCGCACCCGACGCCGTGGCGGTCTCTTCCATGGCCGAGACGGGCGGGCCGGTGGACTGGCGTGACGGCACCGCCCTGGGCCCGCTCGTCGGCTGGGCCGACGACCGTGCCCGCTCCGTGCTCCCGCAGCTCGAAGCCGCGACCGACCCGGGCGAGCTGTACCGGGAGACCGGCGTAGCCTTCGGCCCCAAGCCACCGCTGGCCAAGTGGGCGTGGTTCGCCCAGACCATGCCGGAGGCGTGGCGCCACGCACGCTGGGTTGGCGTCGCGGACCTCGTGGTGCACGCGCTGACGGGCCGGTACGCGACGGATCACACCCTCGCGGGCCGCACGGGCGCGTTCGGGCTCGACGCGGACCAGTTCGACGCCGACCTGGTCGCGCTGGGTGGTCTCGACCTCTCGCGCCTGCCCGACGTGCTGCAGCCGCGCGAGGCGGCAGGCACCGTACGCCCTGGGGCGCTCGACGGCGCCCTGCCGGCCGGGATCCCGGTCTTCGTCGCCGGGCACGACCATGCCGTCGGAGCCCACGCGGTCGGGGTGCGCACGCCAGGGAGCGTCGCCGACTCACTCGGCACCAGCGAGGCCGTGTACGCCGTCGTCGGCGCTACGACGCCTCAGGACCGAGACCGCTGGGGTGGGCACGGCATGTCGGTGGTGCGCACCATCGCCGGTGACCAGCACGCCGTGATTGCCGCATCGGCCAGCGCGGGCGGCCTGGTCGCGTGGTGGTGCGAGAGCCGCCCGGGGACGACGCCCGACGAGCTCTTCGACGGCCTTGACCGCGACGCCCCGACCGGGGCGTTCGCCCTGCCGTACCTGCGCGGACGTCAGGCACCGTTCCCCAACCCCGACGCCCGGTTCGCGCTGCTCGGCGCGGACGAGCACGCGCCGGACGCCGTCCTTACCGAGGCGCTGTTGCGCGGGCTGGTGCTGCAGGCGCGCTGGCTTGCCGAGGTCGCTGTCGGCGGCCGGCCGCGCGAGTCGGTGCTGCTGGGCGGCCCCACCCGGAACGCGGCCTGGGTACGCCGCAAGGCGGAGCTCACACCGTGGGCCACGCGCCGTGCGACTCAGCCCGACGCCGTCGCCCTCGGCGCCGCCCTGATTGCCGCCGAGAACCTGGGCATGGAGAGCGGGGGTATCGAGAACACGGGCATCGCCCTGGCCCCGCTGCCCTCCGAGCCGGTGGCCGCCACCCCCGACCCCCGTCTCATCGAGCTGTACGAAGCCTTCGTCACCGCGGCCCTAGGCGCGCCGCACACGTCGCCCCCCGACCGGTGA
- a CDS encoding ABC transporter substrate-binding protein: MKLRQAKAVAVAAVGTLALTACAQGNAGGASDVEFGGDLEATELTVMGFADPDEIGQVRWDRAADAIAPATIRPGEGGFDIQAFLAARSAGNVPDLVYFNRADFTGTLASLGALMPLDQCIEGEGIDFDQLRDPAVAQVTFNDQVFGVPEFGQVQLVMSNTDLLTAAGLTPADIDGSDWESITAAVGDITVHDGRLDVIGYHMSLPGFFPLYVASNGGQLMSDDGRTATIDSPEVVETLEWIMDLIDKQGGWGEVHSFIEASDRWGEGNLIATDTAGALVEEQWYLNVLMNNTPDIPINATPFHSRATGEPIALSTGLTWAIPVGAQNPQAACRFIATMVHTDSWMAAAQTRYDRVTAEGNAFTGLLTGNAVADRMIRDEFVTGTGSEAWDRSIDAMYEASEHLFFIPPTPADQEFRAAWFDAVNRVLAGNMSIEESLARGQREGQRALDDGWARAEGLGD; encoded by the coding sequence ATGAAGCTTCGTCAAGCAAAGGCGGTCGCGGTTGCCGCCGTTGGGACGCTTGCGCTCACCGCTTGTGCCCAGGGCAACGCCGGCGGCGCGAGCGACGTCGAGTTCGGCGGCGACCTTGAGGCGACCGAACTCACCGTCATGGGTTTCGCAGACCCAGACGAGATCGGCCAGGTCCGATGGGACCGCGCCGCGGATGCGATCGCCCCAGCGACGATCCGACCCGGCGAGGGCGGGTTCGACATCCAAGCCTTCCTCGCAGCCCGCTCCGCTGGCAACGTGCCAGACCTGGTCTACTTCAACCGCGCTGACTTCACCGGCACGCTCGCGTCGCTCGGTGCCCTCATGCCGCTCGACCAGTGCATCGAAGGCGAGGGCATCGACTTCGACCAGTTGCGTGACCCGGCCGTCGCCCAGGTCACGTTCAACGACCAGGTCTTCGGCGTCCCGGAGTTCGGCCAGGTGCAGCTCGTCATGTCGAACACCGACTTGCTCACCGCCGCGGGTCTCACCCCCGCGGACATCGATGGCTCCGACTGGGAGTCGATCACCGCTGCCGTCGGGGACATCACCGTGCACGATGGCCGCCTGGATGTCATCGGATACCACATGTCGTTGCCGGGCTTCTTCCCGCTCTACGTCGCCTCCAACGGCGGCCAGCTCATGAGCGACGACGGCCGGACCGCGACGATCGACTCCCCGGAGGTCGTCGAGACCCTGGAGTGGATCATGGACCTCATCGACAAGCAGGGCGGCTGGGGAGAGGTGCACTCCTTCATTGAAGCCTCGGACCGCTGGGGCGAGGGCAACCTCATTGCCACGGACACCGCTGGCGCCCTCGTCGAGGAGCAGTGGTACCTCAACGTGTTGATGAACAACACACCGGACATCCCGATCAACGCCACGCCGTTCCACTCCCGGGCGACGGGCGAGCCGATCGCCCTGTCGACCGGTCTCACCTGGGCCATCCCTGTCGGCGCGCAGAACCCGCAGGCGGCGTGCCGTTTCATCGCCACCATGGTCCACACCGACTCGTGGATGGCCGCTGCCCAGACCCGTTATGACCGCGTCACCGCGGAGGGCAACGCCTTTACCGGGCTTCTCACAGGGAACGCCGTCGCCGACCGGATGATTCGCGACGAGTTCGTCACCGGCACGGGCTCGGAGGCGTGGGACCGGTCGATCGATGCCATGTACGAGGCTTCCGAGCACCTGTTCTTCATCCCGCCGACTCCCGCCGACCAGGAGTTCCGCGCGGCGTGGTTCGACGCCGTCAACCGCGTGCTTGCCGGGAACATGTCGATCGAAGAGTCCCTGGCCCGCGGTCAGCGCGAGGGCCAGCGGGCGCTTGATGACGGGTGGGCCCGGGCCGAAGGACTCGGCGACTGA
- a CDS encoding carbohydrate ABC transporter permease: MATATVAKGAPGETLGAPPRPIRRFFDRHRNTLGAMAFISPWIIGFLVFTAWPMIYSFYLSLTDFDNINPPRFAGLANYRAMISDHTIPQALWNTFHFAIMSVPATIIVGLLLAMLLQRASRGNGFFRTVFFLPRMTPQVAVGVLFLMLFNGSRGIINQILGWFGITGPQWTVDSAWIRPGLVLMGLWTVGNTAIILLAALKDVPRELYESARVDGASSLRQFWSITLPLISPQIFFVFIVNSIASLQTFTEAYTAFFGNQANFSNDAALFYAIHIFETAFRNFRMGYASAMAWVLFLIIMIITAIQWRVSKRFVFYGGGGDE; this comes from the coding sequence ATGGCAACCGCGACAGTCGCGAAGGGCGCGCCCGGGGAAACCCTGGGCGCGCCCCCGCGCCCGATAAGACGCTTCTTCGACCGGCACCGCAACACCCTGGGCGCCATGGCGTTCATCAGCCCATGGATCATCGGGTTCCTGGTCTTCACCGCATGGCCGATGATCTACAGTTTCTACCTGTCGCTGACCGACTTTGACAACATCAACCCTCCACGGTTTGCCGGGCTCGCCAACTACCGTGCGATGATCAGCGACCACACGATCCCTCAGGCGCTGTGGAACACCTTCCACTTCGCTATCATGTCGGTTCCAGCGACGATCATCGTCGGACTGTTGCTGGCAATGCTCCTCCAGCGGGCAAGCAGGGGCAACGGGTTCTTCCGCACCGTGTTCTTCCTGCCCCGCATGACTCCGCAGGTCGCAGTCGGCGTGCTGTTCCTCATGCTGTTCAACGGTTCACGAGGAATCATCAACCAGATCCTCGGCTGGTTCGGCATCACCGGACCGCAATGGACGGTCGACTCGGCATGGATTCGGCCCGGTCTTGTCCTCATGGGCCTGTGGACCGTCGGCAACACCGCCATCATCCTTCTTGCCGCTCTCAAGGACGTCCCTCGAGAGCTCTACGAGTCGGCGCGAGTGGACGGAGCATCTAGCCTGCGCCAGTTCTGGTCGATCACGCTGCCGTTGATCTCCCCGCAGATCTTCTTCGTCTTCATCGTCAACTCCATCGCGTCCTTGCAGACATTCACCGAAGCATACACGGCGTTCTTTGGAAACCAGGCGAACTTCAGCAACGACGCAGCCCTGTTCTATGCGATCCACATCTTCGAGACAGCGTTCCGGAACTTCCGCATGGGCTACGCCTCAGCGATGGCCTGGGTGCTGTTCCTGATCATCATGATCATCACCGCGATCCAGTGGAGGGTCTCGAAGCGGTTCGTCTTCTATGGAGGGGGTGGCGACGAGTGA
- a CDS encoding carbohydrate ABC transporter permease: MSTLVAPTTDTVDVKVAKEHKRRANVRQRAGQIFTYTALSLVCIVFIYPLIWLVSASFKPRGQVFDNRLIPRTFQPENYRIIWEAAPVAQWLVNSLVITTLAALAVAASSALVAWGFTYFQFKWRDRLFALVLGTMMLPAVVTMIPEFLVWSGFGLVGINAPFNGTLPMWAHNLFGSAFYIFLLRQFFMRLPRDVFEAAKVDGAGNWRIFWQIGMPLARPALVVTILFEAQAAWTNLQRALIYLQDSSTFTVPRGLKAVVDRFGAGIGGEQNWELVMTAAVVTTLPLIILFFFGQKQFVDGIATTGSKG, translated from the coding sequence GTGAGCACTCTGGTCGCACCGACGACCGACACCGTCGATGTCAAGGTGGCCAAGGAGCACAAGCGGAGAGCCAACGTCCGGCAACGTGCCGGGCAGATCTTCACCTACACCGCCCTGAGCTTAGTCTGCATCGTCTTCATCTACCCGCTCATCTGGCTGGTCTCGGCGTCGTTCAAGCCACGCGGGCAGGTGTTCGACAACCGCCTGATTCCACGAACATTCCAGCCGGAGAATTACCGTATCATCTGGGAGGCGGCACCGGTCGCGCAATGGCTCGTGAACTCTTTGGTGATCACAACATTGGCTGCACTGGCCGTCGCGGCATCGTCTGCATTGGTTGCCTGGGGTTTCACCTACTTCCAGTTCAAGTGGCGTGACCGGTTGTTCGCTCTGGTGCTCGGGACCATGATGTTGCCCGCGGTGGTGACGATGATTCCCGAGTTCCTCGTGTGGAGCGGGTTCGGGCTCGTCGGAATTAACGCCCCATTCAACGGAACGCTGCCGATGTGGGCTCACAACCTCTTCGGCTCAGCCTTCTACATCTTCCTGCTTCGACAGTTCTTCATGCGACTGCCCAGGGACGTCTTTGAGGCGGCGAAGGTAGATGGCGCGGGCAACTGGCGCATCTTCTGGCAGATCGGGATGCCTCTGGCGAGACCGGCGCTCGTCGTGACAATCCTGTTCGAGGCACAGGCTGCGTGGACCAATCTGCAGCGAGCGCTGATCTACCTGCAGGACTCGTCGACCTTCACCGTGCCGCGTGGTCTGAAGGCGGTCGTCGACAGGTTCGGCGCTGGCATCGGTGGCGAGCAGAACTGGGAGTTGGTCATGACGGCCGCCGTGGTGACGACACTCCCGTTGATCATCCTGTTCTTCTTCGGGCAGAAGCAGTTCGTCGATGGCATCGCCACGACGGGTTCGAAGGGCTGA
- a CDS encoding glycosyl hydrolase 2 galactose-binding domain-containing protein, translated as MITDLTGSWLLREALGETWRWYVDAPLGTAGNNVGAAAATAAATPGWLPARLPSSVRGDLLRAGEIPSPYVGRDSKASEWVSERHWVYRRTCALPRPLAADEVAFLELDAVDPRALVLVDGQEVGVATGPFGTSRIAVGALLADGAEHRLALVLPPAPASQPQVGRSSEVRVHTPRMTYGWDFCPRLVHQGVWGPLRVVAGTAVDGGTSATTAVRHDDDGPLGEVRVRGRLHAAPGRSLRVTVTVDGEEAARAVVVAADGTASVDLDAAVRAPELWWPHGLGDQRRYGVALLVDGESVWHRRVGFREAAWEVNPGSPAGAEPYSLRVNGRPVRLTGWNWAPADALYGEVTRERLRHLLTLARDSGARLLRVWGGGLIETADFYDLADELGLLVWQEFSLSSSGMDSTPSDNPEFVALLRTAAREAVRERGHHPSLVLWGGGNELDLDGVPLRTEQSPALTALAKELAELDPARRWVSTSPTGPVFHNRMDVIEAGPDRLHDVHGPWEHQGLVDHYTLYNAGTCLAHTEFGVEGMASARQLAALVPGEPGLPGDPRPLDRSNPVMRHLGEWWNNAPLVHAAFGGRLVDPVGREDVDAVRRASQLLQATGLAYAVEADMRRVPRCSMVLPWQLAESFPNAWCTAVVEYHGDVKPAYHAVRRAFAERRVTLQLERGAWHGCAEVSAAAWVWADPVCPAPAGGTLRLALCDLTTGSAVANREWPLDVVGDPEEVGTLTVPAATLADVGPMVAWVARWVDPAGSVIDEEVTLASLTQDWGPLCDLPAADVRVEVDAADHVWQVEVTNTGSTTVVGLDLHDTRPAGAEGHVRRRLDPGPLLPSQTRTVTARWDGVPSQDRALLLDAWNLTPQTLTAHRHGAPA; from the coding sequence GTGATCACCGACCTGACCGGGTCCTGGCTGCTGCGCGAGGCTCTCGGCGAGACGTGGCGCTGGTACGTGGACGCGCCGCTGGGCACGGCCGGCAACAACGTCGGCGCGGCTGCCGCGACTGCGGCGGCCACCCCTGGCTGGCTGCCGGCTCGCCTGCCGTCGTCGGTGCGCGGTGATCTGCTTCGCGCGGGTGAGATCCCATCGCCGTACGTCGGTCGCGACTCGAAGGCCTCGGAGTGGGTCAGCGAGCGGCACTGGGTCTACCGCCGCACGTGCGCGCTCCCCCGCCCGCTCGCCGCCGACGAGGTCGCCTTCCTCGAACTGGACGCCGTCGACCCGCGCGCGCTCGTGCTCGTGGACGGGCAGGAGGTCGGCGTCGCCACGGGTCCGTTCGGGACCAGCCGCATCGCCGTCGGCGCTCTGCTGGCCGACGGCGCCGAGCACCGTCTCGCCCTGGTGCTGCCCCCGGCACCGGCCTCGCAGCCCCAGGTGGGGCGCAGCAGCGAGGTGCGGGTGCATACCCCGCGCATGACGTACGGGTGGGACTTCTGCCCGCGCCTGGTGCACCAGGGCGTGTGGGGCCCGCTGCGCGTCGTCGCCGGCACCGCCGTCGACGGCGGCACCTCGGCCACCACCGCCGTGCGTCACGACGACGACGGCCCGCTCGGTGAGGTCCGCGTCCGCGGCCGGTTGCACGCCGCCCCAGGCCGAAGCCTGCGCGTCACGGTGACCGTCGACGGCGAGGAGGCCGCGCGGGCCGTCGTCGTCGCGGCCGACGGCACCGCGTCGGTGGACCTCGACGCGGCCGTCCGCGCGCCCGAGCTGTGGTGGCCGCACGGGCTGGGCGACCAGCGGCGGTACGGCGTGGCGCTGCTCGTCGACGGCGAGTCCGTCTGGCACCGCCGGGTCGGGTTCCGTGAGGCGGCCTGGGAGGTCAACCCCGGCTCCCCGGCGGGTGCCGAGCCGTACAGTCTGCGCGTCAACGGCCGCCCGGTCCGCCTGACCGGCTGGAACTGGGCCCCCGCCGACGCCCTGTATGGGGAGGTCACGCGCGAGCGCCTGCGCCACCTGCTGACGCTGGCCCGTGACTCAGGCGCGAGGCTGCTGCGCGTCTGGGGCGGTGGCCTGATCGAGACCGCCGACTTCTACGACCTCGCGGACGAGCTCGGGCTGCTCGTCTGGCAGGAGTTCTCGCTGTCGTCGTCGGGCATGGACTCGACGCCGTCGGATAACCCGGAGTTCGTCGCGCTGCTGCGTACCGCCGCGCGGGAGGCGGTCCGGGAACGAGGCCACCACCCCAGCCTCGTGCTGTGGGGCGGGGGGAACGAGCTCGACCTCGACGGCGTCCCGCTGCGCACCGAGCAGTCGCCGGCGCTCACCGCCCTGGCCAAGGAGCTCGCCGAGCTGGACCCGGCCCGGCGCTGGGTCTCCACCTCACCCACCGGACCCGTTTTCCACAACCGCATGGACGTCATCGAGGCCGGCCCCGACCGGCTGCACGACGTGCACGGCCCATGGGAGCACCAGGGCCTCGTAGACCACTACACGCTGTACAACGCGGGCACGTGCCTGGCGCACACCGAGTTCGGGGTTGAGGGCATGGCCTCGGCCCGGCAACTCGCCGCCCTGGTTCCCGGCGAGCCAGGGCTTCCCGGCGACCCGCGCCCACTGGACCGCTCCAACCCCGTGATGCGCCACCTGGGCGAGTGGTGGAACAACGCGCCGCTGGTGCACGCCGCCTTCGGTGGACGCCTCGTCGATCCAGTCGGGCGCGAGGACGTCGACGCCGTGCGCCGGGCCTCGCAGCTCCTGCAGGCCACCGGCCTCGCGTACGCGGTCGAGGCGGACATGCGTCGGGTGCCGCGGTGCTCGATGGTGCTGCCCTGGCAGCTCGCCGAGTCGTTCCCCAACGCCTGGTGCACCGCCGTCGTCGAGTACCACGGCGACGTGAAGCCCGCGTACCACGCGGTGCGCCGCGCGTTCGCGGAGCGCCGCGTGACCCTGCAGCTGGAGCGCGGGGCCTGGCACGGCTGCGCCGAGGTGTCGGCCGCCGCCTGGGTGTGGGCCGACCCGGTGTGCCCGGCTCCCGCGGGCGGGACGCTGCGCCTCGCCCTGTGCGACCTGACGACGGGTTCGGCTGTCGCGAACCGCGAGTGGCCCCTGGACGTCGTGGGCGACCCGGAAGAGGTCGGCACGCTGACCGTGCCCGCCGCCACACTGGCTGACGTCGGGCCGATGGTCGCGTGGGTCGCCCGCTGGGTCGACCCTGCGGGCAGCGTCATCGACGAGGAGGTAACGCTGGCGAGCCTCACGCAGGACTGGGGTCCGCTGTGCGACCTTCCCGCCGCCGACGTGCGGGTGGAGGTCGACGCGGCCGACCACGTCTGGCAGGTCGAGGTCACGAACACCGGCAGCACCACCGTCGTCGGGCTCGATCTGCACGACACCCGGCCAGCCGGTGCCGAGGGACACGTGCGCCGACGCCTCGACCCGGGCCCGCTGCTTCCCAGCCAGACCCGCACCGTCACGGCCCGCTGGGACGGCGTGCCGTCGCAGGACCGTGCGCTGCTGCTCGACGCCTGGAACCTGACTCCCCAGACCCTGACCGCCCACCGTCACGGAGCCCCCGCATGA
- a CDS encoding glycoside hydrolase family 1 protein, whose amino-acid sequence MSETTPAFPPDFLWGVATSAYQIEGSRQADGAGESVWDEFCRRPGAVEGGGDGSRACESYDNPERDLAHLTDLEVKAYRFSLGWSRIMPTGWGAPNATALDHHDRFVDRLLDLGITPLVTLNHWDMPQALMDLRGPFDTDVPGRQIGGAAPRPARGGWLARESVDGFAQYTEAVADRIGDRVSDWITQNEPWIIQLLGYQLGLHAPGIADLARSVVAGHHVLLGHGAAADILHARNPRARVGTALSLFQCYPATDTEADRVAAWGSDGYVNRWYLDPLYGKGYPAEMRAVWEAVLRRENAGFTLDDVIRPGDEDAIAGRSDFLGVNFYTRRVCAAVPTGADGLPLDDRDFPWQVVGPSGDVARTDEGWEIAPDTFRDLLVRLHTDYGAPRILITENGGVFGDTPTHDGQVHDNRRIAYLRSHLQAILDARAAGARIEGYMQWSLLDNFEWALGYRPRFGLVHVDYATGARTLKDSGRFYAGVARTGTIATVDPQYSPYG is encoded by the coding sequence ATGAGCGAGACGACGCCCGCCTTCCCGCCGGACTTCCTGTGGGGTGTCGCCACTTCGGCGTACCAGATCGAAGGATCGCGGCAGGCCGACGGCGCCGGCGAGTCCGTCTGGGACGAGTTCTGCCGCCGGCCGGGCGCCGTCGAGGGCGGCGGCGACGGGTCGCGCGCCTGCGAGTCGTACGACAACCCCGAGCGGGACCTCGCGCACCTGACCGACCTGGAGGTGAAGGCGTACCGGTTCTCGCTGGGGTGGTCGCGCATCATGCCCACGGGCTGGGGCGCGCCCAACGCAACCGCACTCGACCATCACGACCGGTTCGTGGACCGGCTGCTCGACCTGGGTATCACCCCGCTGGTCACGCTCAACCACTGGGACATGCCGCAGGCGCTCATGGACCTGCGCGGCCCGTTCGACACCGACGTCCCCGGCCGCCAGATCGGCGGGGCGGCACCCCGCCCGGCGCGCGGCGGATGGCTCGCCCGCGAGTCGGTCGACGGCTTCGCGCAGTACACCGAAGCCGTCGCGGACCGGATCGGGGACCGGGTGAGCGACTGGATCACGCAGAACGAGCCCTGGATCATCCAGCTCCTCGGCTACCAGCTCGGCCTGCACGCCCCGGGGATCGCCGACCTCGCCCGCTCCGTCGTCGCGGGCCACCACGTTCTGCTGGGCCACGGCGCGGCGGCCGACATCCTGCACGCTCGCAACCCACGGGCCCGCGTAGGCACCGCGCTGTCGCTGTTCCAGTGCTACCCGGCCACCGACACCGAGGCAGACCGTGTCGCGGCCTGGGGCTCGGACGGGTACGTGAACCGGTGGTACCTCGATCCGCTGTACGGCAAGGGCTACCCGGCCGAAATGCGCGCGGTGTGGGAGGCGGTGCTACGACGCGAGAACGCCGGCTTCACGCTCGACGACGTCATCCGCCCGGGTGACGAGGACGCGATCGCTGGGCGCAGCGACTTTCTCGGCGTGAACTTCTACACCCGTCGGGTCTGCGCCGCAGTCCCGACGGGCGCCGACGGCCTGCCCCTCGACGACCGCGACTTCCCGTGGCAGGTGGTGGGCCCGTCGGGCGACGTGGCCCGCACCGACGAAGGCTGGGAGATCGCCCCCGACACGTTCCGTGACCTGCTGGTGCGCCTGCACACCGACTACGGCGCACCGCGCATCCTCATCACCGAGAACGGCGGCGTCTTCGGTGACACCCCGACGCACGACGGACAGGTGCACGACAACCGCCGCATCGCGTACCTGCGCTCCCACCTGCAGGCCATCCTCGACGCGCGCGCCGCAGGTGCCCGCATCGAGGGGTATATGCAGTGGTCGCTGCTCGACAACTTCGAGTGGGCGCTGGGCTACCGCCCCCGGTTCGGGCTGGTCCACGTGGACTACGCCACCGGCGCTCGCACCCTCAAGGACTCCGGCCGCTTCTACGCAGGCGTAGCCCGCACCGGCACCATCGCCACCGTCGACCCGCAGTACTCCCCCTACGGCTGA